The genomic stretch TGCTACTGATGAGTTGCCCGTGTGTCTTTAACCATCGGACGAAAACATTGTTATGAGAAAATGCAGTCTGCCAGGCCTCTTCAGAGCAACGAAGTCCTGCTCTCAGTGCGTAGTCTTCTCCACGAAGAGTGAAGATACCCACGCTGGTAGAGAGAAAGTGCGTGGTGAGTTCTTCGAGGGCGTCGTCGAGAACATCGAAGGGGCGCTGTAGTTTACCGAAGACGTCCGCAATCATGGGAATCTTCTGAAAGGGCAAAGTGTGCTGACCCGCGTTGATCGCAAGGGCAGGAATTTTGTTCTTCAGCTCGTTCACTTGCTGCGTGAGAGCATAATTGTCCGCAATGAGCTCGAGATGGCGGGTGGCTTGTTCAATGAGGGCTTGGAGGGAGGAACTAGGTGCATTGGAATCGAAGACGGCATAGATGCCTTGCGTGCTAGCTTCTCTGAAAGGAAAAGATTGGGGAGAACCGATCGCGATTGTCAGGCATCCCGGCTTCCGTCTGGCCAGGGCTGTGATGAGCGGAACGGCCCCATCCAGATGTAGATCCACAATGGCGATACAGTGATTCCGTTTTTCTAGCCTGGTGAAGGCTTCTTGTGAGGTCTCTGCAGGCCAAAAGGCCAACAGGTCACTTAGATAACCCGTCAGGTTATCCACAAACTCAGGGTCGTCACTGCATAAAATGCAATGCTGGCGATTGGTGGACGGAATAAAATCGTACATAGATTGCAAAACCCCTTTCGGACTTACAAATTTGTAAGTTTCCTACAAATATGTGGGGCCAAGGAGTGAAAAGCAAGGGTGTACGAAAAGAGAGAATTAGTTTAACAAAAAACCAATTTGAAACTAGTTCCCTTGCCAGCCACGGTTTCGATGAATATCGCGGCGTGGTGGGCTTGTATGATTTCTCGAACGATCGAGAGACCTAGGCCATTGCCATCTGACTTAGAGGTGATGAAGGGTTGAAACAGTTTGGGAATGATTTCAGGCGGTATTCCATCACCTGTATCTTGCACGGTAACGATAACGATCTCTGGGGAGGGATCCTCTAATCTGGAATCATGGCCGATCATCCCTGTTCCATCAAAGTGATCAACAGATTCAGCGGTGAGCGTCAAATGCCCTCCGTCTTTCATAGCTTGGATAGCATTGAGTATAAGGTTGGAAAGGGCCTGCTGAATGCCCTGCCGCCGCCCTAAAACTAAAAGAGGCCCTTGAGGGAGATTGAGTTTAACGTGAATTCGGTTTTTGGTGATTTCGAGTCGATACAGCGCCAACATCGAACTGACCACCTCACTGATATCGAGCATCTCAGTTTTCTGAGCTGCTGGTTTTGCCCAAACTAAGAGCTGATTCACGATCCCGTCGATGCGATTGATCTCCTTGCCAATGATAGTCGAAAAATGAGCGAGGAAGTTTTTGTCGTGAAATCGTTCCGGTAGGAGCTGGACAAACGTTTTCATGGCAACCAGAGGATTTTTGATCTCGTGGGCGACACTGGCTGACAAATTTCCCAAACTTGCCATGCGATCTGCTTGTAAAAGGTGGCGCTCCAAAAGTTTGATTTCCGAGAGATCGTGACAAATCAGGGAAGCGCCAAGAACTTTCCCCTGTTCATTTGTAAGTCTTCGGCAGGCGATGCGGATAGGAATCGGCCGGTCTGATCGATTGAAGAGAATCTCTTTATTTCCAATTTCGTCGCCCGTCGTAAGGACTCCTTCGAAAAGTTCTCCGATGGGTTTTGGCAGCGTGCGAATATGAGCGCCTTCTTTTGGCAAGAGATCTCCCATGATCCTCTTGGATTCACGGTTCAAAACTGTGATGCGCCCATCTGAATCCGAGGAAATGATGCCATCGATAAGCTGATCCAGTACGGTGCTTTGATATAAGCTGTTTTGCGAGAGCTCCGAGTAGAGCCGAATGATCGAGAGTCCCGATGTCAAATGATTCGCAAGCAGCTGAAGTGAGTCGACGTCTTCTTGATCGTAGAATTTGCCGGTGAGCCTCTCCCCCAGCAGAATAATCCCGACGGGCGTAGACTCTGAAAAAATGCCTATGATGAGGGCTGCCTGGAGAGTGCCGATATCCCGTAGCATGGGGTCATCTGAATTCAACTGCCGAGGTAGCATGTGAACAGCGATTGGGCGCCCATTCTGAGGTGACCGTGAGATGAACGATCTCAGATTCGAAAGCAGCTCTTCGGATGGAGGTAGAGATTCCCCGATGTGGCAGGTGGTTGGCTGGCAGAAGAAGTGTATCGAGCCTGTGTCGGTGCCGGCAATCGAGGCCATAGTTTGCAGCGACCTGAGGGAAAATTCCTCGATTGAACGTGTCTCAAGCGAAAGGTTTCCAAGCAGCTGAAGGCCCTTTTTCAAGTCGATGTTTCCCGGATTCACAAACAGCTTGTGAATGACTTTCTGAGAAATGCTCTTCGCTGGAGCCATCGACAAGGTGACAACAATTGTCGGGATCAGATGCGCAAGGAATAGATTATCGAACGTAAGAAAATTGAAAGCCGCCTTCGTTGTCCACCACGTAAGAGCATACAAAGCGCTTAGATAGATGATCCAAAGCGTATAGGAAGCCAGCAGGCGAGCTAGCGTGCTAATACCAAGCAATCTCCGTGTTGAAATCCCGTACGCGATGATCAGATCAAGGATAAGGACCCAAAGTGGAGGGAGCTGGATGACTTGGGAGTTTTTTAGAAATAGGGGAGCAATGCCAGCGGAAGTCATGGCTAGTCCGTTGAAGACGAGTACGCCGAGCAAGGCGTAATCCAGTTCCACTTGAGTGATGCCTCTGAGCCTTTTTCTAATTCGGATCCCTCGGATCACCGTGAAGATGAAGATGGAAACGTGGGCGACCGAGTAAAGCAGGAAGCCAGGCCCGTAGTTAGGGGTCGCAATGTTGATAAAACCGTCGGCGGAATAGGGAGCCGTGACCGAAATTAAGAAGAACCGAGTGAAGGCGAGGGTGGTACCACCAATGATAAAAAGAGACCACGCGACGTTCCGACGCAGGACAGTCCAAAGAGGAAGTTGAGTGATAATCGCATCGCAAAGGATGTAAAGAGACAGGGGCATGAATAGGCCGCTGACCGTACAGATGCGAATCCACGGCTCGATTTTTTCTGGGATGGTCTGCTGCAACCCTATCCAGACGCAGGAGAGCCATGTTGCGATACAGACGCTTAGGAAAAGGAAGGCTTGATTGGTCGGGCGTTTGATTCCGCGCGAGGCAACCGAGAAGGCCAGAACCAGATTCAGAAGAAACGCAGCGCTGACCAAGTAGGAGGCGAGACTCATTCCTTAAAGCGAGCAAGTGCAATCGTACAATTACCGCCTCCCATTCCATGAGAGTTCACAAGCATAGTGTCGATTGAAACTTTGCGAGCGGCTCCCGGCACAAAATCGAGGTCGCAGATTGGATCCGGGATTTCGTAGTTGGCGGTGGGATGAACCATTTTACGGTCTATCGTTAAGGCAGAGGCCACCATTTGAAGCGCTCCTCCAGCAGCGAAAGGATTGCCGGTCACCCCCTTGATCGAGGAGATCATCACCTTCCGAGCATGCTGGCCAAAAACCTTCTTGATGGCATCACTTTCGACACGATCCATGTTTCGATCACTAGGCCCATGGGCATTGATGTATTGGACGCGATGGGTACTGATACTTCCGTCATCCATGGCTCCTTGCATCGATTCGACCAAACCTGATCCGTGCTCTCCATCATGCGGATCGAGGTTGGAGCGACAGCCAATCACCTCTGCGTAGATCGGAGCTTTGCGTGCCTTAGCATGCTTAAGCTCTTCAAAAATGCATACGCCCGCTCCTTCGGAAGCCAATCCTCGATCGCGTTTGAGGTCGAAAGGCCGACTGGCTTTCTCCGGGGGATCATTGCGGTCGGTCAGCATTCCGCAGGCTTCTAGATCCGCAAAAGGATGAAAGGCGATAGTGGAGTCGGATCCACCAGCCAGGATAATCTCTTCTTCACCGCTGCGAATGCGTTGATAAGCGATGCCCATTGCGTCCAAGCCTGCAGCGCAGGCTGTGGAAGTGGTCAGAGAGCGGGCGTGCAATCCAAAGTATTCTGAGATCACGGTGCAGACCGAGTTCGCTGTTCCCGCAGGAATGAATAGAGGAGAGGGCGATGACCGCGGGACATGCTTCATCATGATGTCTAAGGGGCCTCCAGTGACGCCCATAACCAAGGATAGATTGGCGCGGAGTTTTCCATCTAGCTCGAGACGCGAGGATCTGAGGGCCATGACCGAAGACACGAGTCCAAAGAGCGCGTTCTTCCCGTAGCGATTTATTTTGATGCTCGAATCAAAATATTCGCTGGTATCGATTTTCCCTACCTCTCCGCCAATTTTACATTTGAGTGTCGAAACATCAAAGGACTTGATGTAGTCGATCGCACTATGGCCTAAAATTAAGTTAGACCAAAACTGCTCAACTCCAATGGCTTTTGGCGCTACAGCCCCCACGCCTGTGATGACAACCCTTCGCTTTCTATACATTAGGCCGATTTTCGTGGAAAATTAATGTTTAACAAAAGACTTGCATGAAGGGGTTTCACTTCGTGTGCTCATACGTTACGCTTTTGCAATGAGAGAGGCCAGTACA from Verrucomicrobium sp. GAS474 encodes the following:
- a CDS encoding ATP-binding protein, which gives rise to MSLASYLVSAAFLLNLVLAFSVASRGIKRPTNQAFLFLSVCIATWLSCVWIGLQQTIPEKIEPWIRICTVSGLFMPLSLYILCDAIITQLPLWTVLRRNVAWSLFIIGGTTLAFTRFFLISVTAPYSADGFINIATPNYGPGFLLYSVAHVSIFIFTVIRGIRIRKRLRGITQVELDYALLGVLVFNGLAMTSAGIAPLFLKNSQVIQLPPLWVLILDLIIAYGISTRRLLGISTLARLLASYTLWIIYLSALYALTWWTTKAAFNFLTFDNLFLAHLIPTIVVTLSMAPAKSISQKVIHKLFVNPGNIDLKKGLQLLGNLSLETRSIEEFSLRSLQTMASIAGTDTGSIHFFCQPTTCHIGESLPPSEELLSNLRSFISRSPQNGRPIAVHMLPRQLNSDDPMLRDIGTLQAALIIGIFSESTPVGIILLGERLTGKFYDQEDVDSLQLLANHLTSGLSIIRLYSELSQNSLYQSTVLDQLIDGIISSDSDGRITVLNRESKRIMGDLLPKEGAHIRTLPKPIGELFEGVLTTGDEIGNKEILFNRSDRPIPIRIACRRLTNEQGKVLGASLICHDLSEIKLLERHLLQADRMASLGNLSASVAHEIKNPLVAMKTFVQLLPERFHDKNFLAHFSTIIGKEINRIDGIVNQLLVWAKPAAQKTEMLDISEVVSSMLALYRLEITKNRIHVKLNLPQGPLLVLGRRQGIQQALSNLILNAIQAMKDGGHLTLTAESVDHFDGTGMIGHDSRLEDPSPEIVIVTVQDTGDGIPPEIIPKLFQPFITSKSDGNGLGLSIVREIIQAHHAAIFIETVAGKGTSFKLVFC
- a CDS encoding beta-ketoacyl-[acyl-carrier-protein] synthase family protein yields the protein MYRKRRVVITGVGAVAPKAIGVEQFWSNLILGHSAIDYIKSFDVSTLKCKIGGEVGKIDTSEYFDSSIKINRYGKNALFGLVSSVMALRSSRLELDGKLRANLSLVMGVTGGPLDIMMKHVPRSSPSPLFIPAGTANSVCTVISEYFGLHARSLTTSTACAAGLDAMGIAYQRIRSGEEEIILAGGSDSTIAFHPFADLEACGMLTDRNDPPEKASRPFDLKRDRGLASEGAGVCIFEELKHAKARKAPIYAEVIGCRSNLDPHDGEHGSGLVESMQGAMDDGSISTHRVQYINAHGPSDRNMDRVESDAIKKVFGQHARKVMISSIKGVTGNPFAAGGALQMVASALTIDRKMVHPTANYEIPDPICDLDFVPGAARKVSIDTMLVNSHGMGGGNCTIALARFKE